The following is a genomic window from Lactococcus carnosus.
ATCCAGATAATGTGGCACCGGCTATTTTTGGCGGTCTTGTTATTGCCCAAAGTTTTGCTGGTAAGACGAGCTATGTGGCGGCTAAGATGCCTCCGACAGGCTTACTTGCTTTCATCCCTAAATACGAGTTGAAAACAAGAGATTCTCGCCGTGTCTTACCAAATGAGTTTGCTTATAAGGAAGCAGTAGCAGCAAGTGCCATATCAAATGTTGCCATCGCCGCGCTCTTAACAGGAGATTTAAAGTTGGCTGGTCAACTGATTGCAGCAGACAGGTTTCATGAACCTTATCGTAGTCCACTAGTCCCTGAGTTTAAAAAGATTCGTCAACTTGCCGAACAGCTCGGTGCCTATACAACCTATCTGTCAGGAGCAGGACCTACTGTCATGGTCTTAGCAAGACCGGACGTGATTAAAGAAATAAAAGCAGGTCTCTTATCAGAAAAATTAGCTGGTCGACTAGTTGAATTAAAAGTCGATACAAGAGGTATAGAAGTTAAAAACTAAGGGAACGACGCGTTCACCTTAGTTTTTTAAACTTTAAGTAAAGGAAAAATATGAAAAAAGGACTATTATTAGCAGTGGGATCCTATGTTTCGTGGGGATTTCTATCTTTATTTTGGAAATTATTAGGAAATGTTGATTCCTATGACGTCTTTTCTTATAGAATTCTATCGACCATGCTAACGATGGTGGTCTATTTTTTTGTCTTTGGTAAAGTCGGTAAATTAAAGACAGAAGTTGTACAACTTGTTGCGAATAAAAAAGAGCTTGTTAGTATGATAGCAGCAAGCTTTCTCATCTCGATCAACTGGATTGTTTATATCTATGCTATCGCGCACCATCAAGCTACAGCAGCAAGTCTTGGTTACTATATTAATCCCTTATTTTCTGTACTCCTAGCTGTTGTATTATTAAAAGAAACACTTGATAACTATACTAAAATCTCCTTATTTTTAGCAGTGAGTGGCGTAGTCATCCTCGCTGTCCAGGGAGGGCATGTACCGGTTATATCTTTAATCTTACCTTTATCATTTGGGACATATGGCTTTATCAAGAAAAATGTTGTCCTATCAAGTGATGTTGCCATGCTCATCGAAACGCTTGTAATCACACCTTTTATTCTGGTCTATCTCTTCTTTTTTGCCAAACATAGCTTGCTAGACTATAATGCAAACCAACTAGGTCTGTTATTAATTTCAGGGATTATTACGGCTATTCCTTTATTGTTGTTTTCAGAAGCCTTAAAAAGGGCACCACTGAATGTCGTTGGTTTTGTGCAATATCTCAATCCGACGATTCAGCTAGCGATTGCTATCTTTCTTTTTCATGAACCCTTTAAATTCGAGAATTTATATGGTTTCCTTGCCATCTGGTTGGCCATCATCGTCTTTATCATCGGTCAGATTATAGTGATCAAAAAAACCAGAAATATGATAAAATAGAAGTGATTACAGATAATACAATCAGCTTAAAATTGCGTGTATTATCTAGCTTTTTATGTTATTGATTAAAAAATATTGTGAAATGAGTTCAAATGTTAACTAAACTAGAAATAAATGAAAAATTACCTGATATTGAGATAAAATATGATGAGAAACTGGCTAACTATACCTATACAAAGGTAGGTGGGGCTGCTGATTTTCTAGCCTTTCCAACGGACAAAAAACAGTTACAAGCAATCGTAAGGCTTGCAAATGCGACACAGACCCCTTTTATTGTACTTGGTAATGCCAGTAATCTCATCGTTCGAGATGGTGGGATACGTGGGCTTGTCATCTTACTTGAGCGGATGGATGCTGTCCGGGCAAACGGCTATGTCATCGAAGCACAAGCCGGTGCGAATTTGATTAAGACAACCCAATTAGCCTTAGCCAATTCTTTGACTGGCTTTGAATTTGCCTGTGGTATTCCAGGGTCTATCGGTGGTGCAGTCTTTATGAATGCTGGTGCTTACGGTGGTGAAGTGGCTAATATCTTGTCTAGTGTCCAGGTCATGGATCATACAGGAGAATTTTCTGTCATCAGTGTAGAAGACTTGCAGTTTGGTTATCGTAAATCTCTTTTACAGAGCGAGCATTACATCGCCATATCTGCCAAGTTCTCCCTATCAGCTGGCGATCATCAGCTGATAAAAGCTGAGATGGATCGCTTGACTCATCTACGCGAGTTAAAGCAGCCATTGGAATATCCAAGCTGTGGATCAGTCTTTAAGCGACCTGTCGGCTATTTTGCTGGCCAATTAATCCAGGATGCAAACTTGCAAGGACATCAAATCGGTGGCGTACAAGTGTCTAAAAAACATGCTGGCTTTATGGTTAATTTAGGCCATGGTACGGCAAAAGACTACGAAGCCTTGATTGCTGATGTGATTGCACAAGTTGAACAAGCCTCTGGTGTTAGATTAGAGCCAGAAGTTAGAATATTAGGAGAAGAGACTCGTGACGCATAAACCAATCATAAAATTTGAAAATGTGTCAAAGTCGTTTGATGATAATGGGGAGTTAATCCTAAAAGACATCAATTTTGAACTTGAAAGCGGCAAGTTTTATACGCTACTCGGTGCTTCGGGCTCTGGGAAATCAACGATTCTAAATATCATTGCTGGTCTGACTGATGCGACGAGTGGTGATATCTACCTCGATGGTGAGCGAATAAATGATGTGCCGATTAATAAACGAGATGTCCATACAGTCTTTCAAAACTATGCACTTTTACCACATAAAAACGTCTTTGATAATATCGCCTTTCCACTCAAAATACGCAAGATCGATAAGCATGAAATCGAAAAGCGTGTCATGGAAGCACTAAAACTAGTTCGGCTAACAGGATTTGAACATCGACGGATTCAAAAATTATCCGGTGGTCAAAAACAACGGGTGGCCATTGCCAGAGCAATCATCAACCAACCTAAGGTGGTCTTACTAGATGAACCTTTAAGTGCACTTGACTTAAAATTGCGAACAGAGATGCAATATGAGCTGCGTGCCCTACAACAAAAACTAGGGATTACTTTTATATTTGTTACACATGATCAAGAAGAAGCACTTGCCATGAGTGACTGGATTTTCATCATTAATGAAGGTGAAATCATCCAATCTGGTACACCAGTCGATATCTATGATGAACCGATTAACCGCTTTGTCGCGACCTTTATCGGGGAATCAAATATCGTTAAAGGCATCATGCTGAGTGACTATTTAGTCGAGTTTAATGGCAAAAAGTTTGAGTCAGTCGATGGTGGTATGAGACAAAATGAAGCCGTTGATGTTGTCATACGACCTGAAGATTTACGCCTAACGTTACCAGATGAAGGTAAGCTACTTGTTCGCGTTAAAACCCAGCTATTTCGTGGTGTGCATTATGAAATCATCGCTACAGACGACTTAGGGCAAGAGTGGATGATCCACTCGACACGTCAAGCCATTGTTGGTGAAGTCATCGGACTTGACTTTGATCCAGAAGATATTCATATCATGCGTCTGAATGAGACAGAAGAAGATTTTGATGCGCGGATCGAAGAATATGTAGAAGAAGAAACGATTGAGGCTGGCCTCATCAACGCAATAGAAGAGGAGATGGTAGTCGATGGTACAAAAGACTAGTAACAACCCAAATCAAACATGACTAAGAAAGTTTATTTATCTGCTTTACCCTACTGTCTCTGGCTCTTTTTATTTGTTTTAGCGCCAATCGCTTTGTTGGTTTATAAATCATTTTTTGATATTCATAATCAACTGACACTAGCAAATTATGCAACCTATTTTACCAGCTGGACGTATTTGAAGATGTCACTTAATTCAGTGATTTATGCGACGATCATCTCATTTGTGACACTGGTCATTAGTTATCCAGCAGCTTACTTTTTAACAAAACTCAAACATAAGCAACTTTGGTTGATGTTGATTATCTTGCCGACTTGGATTAATCTCTTACTGAAAGCCTATGCCTTCATCGGTATTTTTGGTAAATCAGGTGCGGTCAATCAATTTCTATCTTTCTTTGGTATCGGTAGCCAACAATTGCTGTTTACAGATTTTGCCTTCATCTTTGTTGCCTCATATATTGAGATACCTTTTATGATTTTACCCATATTTAATGCCATAGATGATATCGATCAGAACCTGGTTAAAGCAGGCTATGATTTGGGCGCAACACGGCTTCAAAATTTCACCCAAATTATTTTTCCACTGTCAATGAATGGGGTGAGATCTGGTGTGCAGGCTGTCTTTATTCCCAGTCTAAGCTTATTCATGTTGACGCGACTCATCGGGGGTAATCGTGTGATTACGCTTGGTACTGCCATAGAAGAACATTTTCTAGTCACGCAAAACTGGGGAATGGGAGCAACGATCGGCATGGTATTGATTGTGACGATGTTTATCGTCATGTTCTTAACTCGCAAGAGGGGAGATAAATCATGAAACGACAGTTTAAATTTGAAAAGGTCTATCTGATTTTTGTCTTTGCCTTGCTCTATCTGCCAATCTTTTATTTGATTTTCTATGCTTTTAACAAGAATGGCAATATGAACGCCTTTACTGGCTTCACCTTAACCTATTTTAAGGCCTTATTTGCTGACAGTCGGTTGATCTTGATCGTTGTGCAAACCTTCTTCCTTGCCTTTTTGTCAGCCTTATTAGCGACAATTATCGGGACTTTTGGTACGATTTATATCCACCAGACCAAGGCAAGACGTCAAAATACCTTATTAGTTTTAAATAGTGTGTTATTAGTTTCACCAGATGTTATGATTGGGGCTAGTTTCCTGATCTTGATGACATCAGTTGGCTTTAAACTGGGGTTTGCATCGGTCTTGTTAGCACATATTGCCTTCTCAATTCCTATCGTTGTGTTGATGGTTTTACCTAGACTTCAAGAAATGGATCAGGACATGGTAAATGCGGCTTATGACTTAGGGGCTAGCCAGCGTCAAACACTGAGAGAAGTCATTCTACCCTTTTTGACACCAGGTGTCATCGCTGGTTTCTTTATGGCTTTTACCTACTCCCTGGATGATTTTGCGGTTACCTTTTTCGTAACAGGAAATGGCTTTTCTACTTTGTCAGTCGAAATCTACTCAAGAGCACGTCATGGCATCTCGCTAGAAATCAATGCACTATCAGCTCTCGTGTTTATGCTTTCAATTTTGCTTGTAATCGGGTATTATATGATTATGAGGAGTTCAGATGAAAAATAATTTTACTAGAAAAATAATCCTGATTACGGTTATGATCCTCGCTTTCGGTGGCCTACTTGCTTTTTTTAGTCAATCAGGTAAAGGTCTAGGTAAAGATCCGATTCCCAAACTGACTTGGCAAGCCAATACGCATGTCTATGACAAGGCTAAGATGCTAAGTGAGTCGACTAAAAACAGCTTAAATCAGTCCCTAGGTGAGTTAGATAATCGTAAAACGACACAATTTATTGTGTTGACGGTCGACTCCCTGGGCGGCCAATCGATAGAAACCTATGCCAATACTGTATTTAGTAAAACAGGAATCGGTGACAAGGCAAGTGATAATGGCCTACTGATGCTGATTGCTAAAGATGAAAAGAAGGTTTGGGTTGAAGTTGGTCAAGGGCTTGAAGGTGACCTCAACGATGGTAAAGTAGGTCGTATCCTAGATGATAATTTTGTCCCCTATCGTAGTATAGGGGATTATGATACGGCTGTCCTGAAAACGACTGCCGCCCTCACAGGCGTCTTAACAGGCACCACACCGGCGGTAGATACACCAGCTCATAATGAAAGCAATGATGCACCAGAACGCCAAAAACGCGCCAATAACAACCCAATCGGTGGCCTGATCTTATTTGGTATCATTATCGCTGTGGTCCTTGGCCTCATCGTCACTGGCCATGGGGATATCTTACTTTGGATTTTGATGTTGTTCTTCAATAATCGTGGCGGCGGTTCAGGTGGTGGTTACGGTGGCGGCTCATCTGGCGGCGGCGGTTTTGGCGGCGGGTCATCATCAGGTGGTGGTGCCGGTCGATAGTCATCTTGCACTGCTTTAAAGCCAGTTGTTTTAAAGCGAGTTTATAAATAGAAAAGAGAAAATAATGGAATTTATCAAGAAGAATAGTATTGTTGTCGGTATCATCGGTGTATTGGTTGTCATCATCATTGCCTTTTTCTCAATCGGCAACGGGATTGTTAAAGAACAAAACAGTGTTGATTCTGCATTTGCGGATATCGATACACAACTCCAACGTCGTAATGATTTGATACCAAACTTAGTATCGACTGTCAAAGGCTATGCGGCACATGAAGAAAAGATTTTTACAGCCATTTCGACTGCCCAAAGTGCCATGACAAAAGCAGAAACAGTCACTGACAAAGCAGCTGCCAATGATCAAGTATCTTCAGCCCTTAATGGTTTATTACGTCTCCAAGTCAGCTATCCTGATATCAAAGCAGACAAACAATTTACACAGTTAGCTGATGAATTGGCTGGTACAGAAAACCGGATTGCTGTTGCACGGACACGTTATAATGATGTCGTTAAAACTTATAATAATAAAGTAACTTTGTTCCCAACATCTATCGTCGCAGGCATGCGTGGTGCCACTAAAAAAGACTTCTTCAAAGCTAGTGAGTCTGCTAAAAATACACCTTCTGTTGACTTCGGTAATGACAAGAAATAAATGAAGAGATTAGTCTACTTTATCGGTGGTATCATTGCCATCATTGCCTTGTTAGGCGGCTTGTCCGTGAAACTCTCAGCAGATAAAGGTAGCTCGGGTATCAATAACCAATTGACCATCTATAACTGGGGAGATTACATAGACGACGCACTATTGCGTCAGTTTGAAAAAGAGACAGGCTACAAGGTCAACTATGTGACATTTGACTCAAATGAAGCCATGTATACCAAAGTCAAACAGGGTGGTACAACCTATGATATCGCCATTCCCAGTGAGTATATGATCGATAAGATGAAATCCGAGAAACTCCTTTATCCACTGGACTACAGTAAAATAAAAGGGCTGAAAAATATTGACCCTAAATTCTTAGATCAGCCATTTGACCGAGAAAACAAGTATTCGGTCCCATATTTCTGGGGAACACTAGGGATTGTTTACAACGATAAGCTGGTCAAAACGCCACCAGCGCATTGGAAAGACCTGTGGTCATCAGACTACAAGGATAATCTGATGCTAATCGATGGGGCGCGTGAAATAATTGGCATGGGTCTAAATGAACAGGGCAGTAGTCTGAATAGCAAGGATATGGGTCAGCTGAATCAGGCTTATGATCGCCTCAAGGACTTGACACCAAACATTAAGGCAGTCGTTGCTGATGAAATCAAGCAGTACATGATTAATAATGAGGCAGCAGTTGCGGTTACTTTTTCTGGAGAAGCCTCTGAGATGGTCAGCCAAAACAAGGACTTGCACTATGTGGTGCCCAGCGAAGGCTCAAATCTGTGGTTTGATAATATCGTCATTCCCAAAACAGCTAAAAATTTCACGGCCGCTTATGCCTTTATCAATTTCATGTTAAATCCCAAGCATGCCGCTCAAAATGCTGAGTATGTTGGCTATGCAACGCCTAATGCAGCAGCTAAAAAATTACTACCAAAAGACATCCTGGATGATAAGGCATTTTATCCGAGTGATCAAGCAATGAAAAATTTGGAAGTCTATAAAAATTTAGGACCAGAATACTTAGGTATTTATAATGACTTATTTTTGTCGATCAAGATGTATCGGAAATAATGGTTATTATCCTAGTATCTGAAACACCTCTAAAATTAAACTGAAAAACAAGCCGTGTGCTTGTTTTTTGTGCTTTCTGTTGACTATCAAGATATGCTATAATAAGGCTATGACGAATTTTAATAAAAATGATATTTTTGAAGCAGAAGTAATAGATTTAACGCATGAGGGTGCAGGTGTCGTAAAAGTTGACGGCTATCCCTTTTTTGTAGAGAACGCCCTACCGGGTGAGAAAATTGAGATGCGCGTCCTCAAGACTGGTAAGAAATTTGGTTTTGGTAAGGTTGAGACTTATTTAAGCCAATCTGAGCATCGTGTTAGCGATATTAACTTGGATTATCTCAGAACGGGTATCGCTGATTTTGGTCATCTGGCCTATTCTGAGCAGTTGAAATTTAAGCGTAAGCAAATCAGTGAATTATTACGCAAAACAGCTGGTAAGGTTGATTTTCCAGTACTTGAAACAATACCTAGTCCGGAGACACTTGCTTATCGAAACAAAGCCAGTATCCCTGTCCGTGCCATTAATGGTGTTGTTGAAACAGGATTCTTCCGTAAACATACACATAGTTTAGTGCCGGTTGAAAGCTTTTATATTCAAAACCCTGAGATTGATACAATCGTCCTTGCGGTGCGTGATTTAATCAGAAAATATAGCTTAAAAGCCTATAACGAAAGAGAAAATACTGGGTTCATCCGCAATATCGTTGTCCGCCAGGCACATGCTACAGGTGAACTCATGGTCATTTTTGTGACGAGAAAAGCAGCCTTCTTCAAGGTAGAGAATCTCTTAACTGAGTTGACAACGGCTTTCCCAGCCATCAAATCAGTCATGCAAAATGTCAATACATCAACTGGTAATACGATTTTTGGCACTGACTGGAAAATTCTTTACGGACAAGACTTCATTACAGATCGCATGTTAGGCCGTGACTATCAAATTTCAGCGCCGTCATTTTATCAAGTCAATACAGCAGCAGCAGAAGTCTTATACCAAACAGCGATCTCATTTGCTGTTTTAAAAGCGGATGACGTCGTGATCGATGCCTATTCTGGAATCGGTACGATCGGTCTGTCTTTTGCGGATAAGGTCAAACACGTCTATGGGGTTGAGGTTGTCGAGGCAGCTGTCACAAACGCTAAGAAGAACGCTGCACTAAATGACATCACAAACGTGACCTATGTGACTGCCAAGGCTGAGAAGGCCATGAGCGACTGGCTAGCGCAAGGCATCACGCCTAACGTCATCTTAGTCGATCCGCCGCGTAAAGGCCTAGATGAGACCTTTATCGATGCAGCAGCCGCTGTCAGCGCACGTAGCATCGTCTATATCTCATGTAATGCTGCAACCTTTGCAAGAGATGTCGTCCGCTTTGAAGCGCTCGGCTATACATTAGATAAAGTACAACCAGTTGACTTGTTCCCGCAGACGCATCATGTGGAGTTGGTTGGGTTATTGACGAAAAGCTAAGAACTAGCGTTTAGGAAACGTGCGAACGGTAGGCAAAAACAGAACGTGGCGCACTATGCCACTTTTTGATTTTGCCTCGGGAGCCACTTTCCTGCTAGTTTGTGCTAAACATCAAGGAATCAGTAAGAAATACCTTAGAGTTTTTATAAATGAGAGATTTCAGATTTTGATCTGGGGTCTTTTTTGTTGTTTTATACATTCAGATAACTCATTCTATTTTACCTCATCATTGAAATTATAAAAGAAACGTGTCATAATGAGTATTAAAAAAGAAGAGATGGAGCAAACATGACTTTACATATTGACCCTTTATCAGCACAAGCTGGAAAAATAGCTGGCTTACAAGTGATTCACTCCAAAATGGTGACGGATGATCGTGGCACCGTGCGAGAACTTTACCGGGAGACGAGTTATACCGCTTTCTTACCTGATACTGTAACAGCATGGCGTCAAGTGAATTTAACACGTACTAAGCGTGGTGCGGTACGTGGTCTTCATGGTGAGGCCATGGCCAAATTAGTCACTGTGGCCCATGGGTCAGCCTTTGGTGTTTACGTGGATACTAGACCCGATAGTCCAACGATTGGTGCAGTGGTCACAGTCAACTTGATACCTGGTGTTCAAGTCTTTGTGCCACAAGGTGTCTGTAATGGTTTTCAAGCACTTGATGACGACACAGAATATCTTTACTTTTTTGATAATGAGTGGCAGCCTGGTATGTCAGGTGTTGCCTTAACACCCCTTGATACTGAACTTGGTATAGATTGGCCTATCACCCTCGATGCAAGCAATTTAGATCAAGTATCTGAAAAAGATGCCAAGGCACCGACACTTAAGGCAATACTTGACTTGCAAACTAAAGAAGCCTGATAGATAGGGAATCGCAAGCGCGTGATGCGTCTTCTACTGTATATTAGAAAGAACTATTATTCGGTGAGTAGCACCTTTAAAAGTAGTTTGAGCAGCTATGATAAGTTGCTTAAACTACTTTTTAACTTTTTTAGTACACAAATAAACGGGTTTAAAAAAGGCAATAAAATACATGTATCTATGCGTACAACTGTATTTATCAGTAGTAGGATCAAGCATCTAGATAGGATTCAGGCACTTAAAGGGGTTGAGTAAACCGACTAGTCCAGCCTTAGTTATTGATCTATTAATGGTAGCAAAAGTGGTATAATACACCCTATAGGCTTTGACACGGATAACGTTAAACCTTAAATTTGATGGAATAGGTGGGGCAAAGTGATGAGTTATTGTATGGTGTGTGGTAGTAAACTTGACAGCCAGTATTTGGAAAATGAAGGGGATATTCCCTATTGTCCGGATTGTGCTAGTTTTCGTTTTCCGATCTTTAATACGGCAGTTAGTATGATTGTGCTAAATCATCAGTTAGATAAGGTGCTCCTGATTCAGCAGTATCAGAAAAAAGCCTATATTTTAGTTGCGGGTTACATTAATAAGGGTGAGAATGCAGAAGCAGCGGTCAGTAGAGAAATTGCTGAAGAAGTCGGTCTCTCTGTCTCACAGGTTCAAGCCAATCACTCTGAATACTATGCACCATCCAATACACTCATGCTAAATTATGTTTGTGTTGCGTCACAAGAATCTGTTACCTTGACTGATGAAGTTGATGCCGCCAAATGGTTCCCACTAGCAGAAGCCAGACAAGCAATCAAAGCCAATAGTCTAGCAAAACGATTTCTGGAATCATTTTTAGATAAACACGAATTGGGTGTTGCGCAAGTGAAAGGTGGCATCAAATGAGGATAGGGTTTGCTCTCGCAAGTTCTTTAGCAGCTAAACAGGACATGCTCTATGCGCTAATTCAAGACGTGTCAAGTGAATATGGACATACGGTGATCTTATTAGATACGCAATGTGATAACTTAGACTATATAGATGTCGCCATCTCTTGCGGTACTGCACTTTATCGTAAAGAGGTAGACTTTATTTTAACGGGCTGTAGTTCAGGGCTAGGCATGCAACTTGCTTGCAATTATGTGCCAGGTATCATCTGCGGCTACGGGACAAGTGAAATCGAGGCGACTTTATTTGCCAGAATTAATCAGGGGAATGCCTTTTCCTATCCCTTTGCCTTAAACTGGGGATGGGCATCTGAGGTAGTTTATCGGTCGGTCTTACATGCCCTGTTTAAAGGCCTAACACAAGCACCTTATCCTCAGGCAGAAGCAGAAAGAAAGCAGCAAGCAACTGATAAATTAAAGTGGTTAAAAAAAACGTCACAGCTTGATTTTGAGGATTTTATTAATGCCTATAATACTAAAGATGCTAAATAGGTAAATGAGCCAACATCTTACCAGGCAAGGCTAGTAGATCTAGCCCCAAAAAAAGCATGAGCTATAAGGAAATCCACCTTTTAGCTTATTTTTTTTGACCAATTTTTCGTATCATAGCAGATGATATAATTATAAAAAAAGAAATTGTTATTTAACTAAAAAGATAGTATAATTAGAGTGTGTTATACAGTGAATAAGTCAATTTAACCAAATAAAAATAACAAGAGGAGACATGCATGAACTTTAAAAACGTGAATTTAACTAGAGAAGAAGCAAGCAAATGGATTACCTATTTTAAAAAGACTTATCCATATTGTGAGGATGTGATCGGTTTAAGAATGATTTGGCCTTGCCTAACAGTTAATCAAGACAAATCGATATTTATTAATACAAAATTTATTAATCATGATGCACCCTATGATATAGATTATTTTATTTTTGGCATGGCTACTTATTTCTCTTAAAAATGAAACAGGTCTGGGGAGAGGAAGACCTGGAAGCTTGGGAGTTTAACCTATTAATCCCCTATCCAGATGCGCGTGCCCAAGCAGGTATTCATCTACCTAAGAAATTGATAAAGGATGAAGTACAAATTTTTCAGGACTTGAAAACAGCGATGGTCGTTTACAGGCAATATGGTGGCAATATGGTGAATCCACCCATTCCTAGTATCAAGATTCATGTGGGAGGAAAGGTTTATTAGGTTTCATGATGCAAAATTGACTAAATCAAGCATCAGTTATCAGCTAAATTATCAACATAAGGCAAAGTAATTCACCAAAATAGTCAGATTCCTTGTCTCTAGTCATTTAATTCTGTTATAATAGATAAGGTGTGATGGTAGAAGGCCTTTAGATAAGGCTATTTGATCTAGCCATGACAGGTAGCGCTTAACAAAAGTATCAAAATCAAGAAAAGAGGCAAGACAAGTGAATCAAACAGCTAAAGAAAAAATGTTAGAGATTATTAAGGCAAAACAAGGTGGTGGACGTTC
Proteins encoded in this region:
- the rlmD gene encoding 23S rRNA (uracil(1939)-C(5))-methyltransferase RlmD; the encoded protein is MTNFNKNDIFEAEVIDLTHEGAGVVKVDGYPFFVENALPGEKIEMRVLKTGKKFGFGKVETYLSQSEHRVSDINLDYLRTGIADFGHLAYSEQLKFKRKQISELLRKTAGKVDFPVLETIPSPETLAYRNKASIPVRAINGVVETGFFRKHTHSLVPVESFYIQNPEIDTIVLAVRDLIRKYSLKAYNERENTGFIRNIVVRQAHATGELMVIFVTRKAAFFKVENLLTELTTAFPAIKSVMQNVNTSTGNTIFGTDWKILYGQDFITDRMLGRDYQISAPSFYQVNTAAAEVLYQTAISFAVLKADDVVIDAYSGIGTIGLSFADKVKHVYGVEVVEAAVTNAKKNAALNDITNVTYVTAKAEKAMSDWLAQGITPNVILVDPPRKGLDETFIDAAAAVSARSIVYISCNAATFARDVVRFEALGYTLDKVQPVDLFPQTHHVELVGLLTKS
- a CDS encoding dTDP-4-dehydrorhamnose 3,5-epimerase family protein; amino-acid sequence: MTLHIDPLSAQAGKIAGLQVIHSKMVTDDRGTVRELYRETSYTAFLPDTVTAWRQVNLTRTKRGAVRGLHGEAMAKLVTVAHGSAFGVYVDTRPDSPTIGAVVTVNLIPGVQVFVPQGVCNGFQALDDDTEYLYFFDNEWQPGMSGVALTPLDTELGIDWPITLDASNLDQVSEKDAKAPTLKAILDLQTKEA
- a CDS encoding NAD(+) diphosphatase, giving the protein MSYCMVCGSKLDSQYLENEGDIPYCPDCASFRFPIFNTAVSMIVLNHQLDKVLLIQQYQKKAYILVAGYINKGENAEAAVSREIAEEVGLSVSQVQANHSEYYAPSNTLMLNYVCVASQESVTLTDEVDAAKWFPLAEARQAIKANSLAKRFLESFLDKHELGVAQVKGGIK
- a CDS encoding RpiB/LacA/LacB family sugar-phosphate isomerase, whose translation is MRIGFALASSLAAKQDMLYALIQDVSSEYGHTVILLDTQCDNLDYIDVAISCGTALYRKEVDFILTGCSSGLGMQLACNYVPGIICGYGTSEIEATLFARINQGNAFSYPFALNWGWASEVVYRSVLHALFKGLTQAPYPQAEAERKQQATDKLKWLKKTSQLDFEDFINAYNTKDAK